One genomic region from Hoeflea algicola encodes:
- a CDS encoding RNA-binding protein yields MPTGPKGQKRPADAIGRAVQIAQIATGEIEDVVPDDGKDPNAKALGAKGGRKRAENMTPERRKEIAQNGVAP; encoded by the coding sequence ATGCCAACCGGACCTAAAGGACAGAAGCGCCCCGCAGACGCCATCGGGCGCGCCGTACAGATCGCACAGATCGCCACTGGCGAGATTGAAGACGTTGTGCCCGACGATGGTAAAGACCCCAACGCCAAGGCTCTTGGCGCGAAGGGTGGTCGCAAGCGTGCTGAGAATATGACGCCAGAGCGGCGTAAGGAGATCGCCCAGAATGGAGTTGCCCCCTGA
- a CDS encoding IS110 family transposase → MTSKISILAIDLAKGSFQACAVGSDGRVLYNRALSRNRLATLLGEQPACVVAMEACATSHHWGRMAQSHGHEVRLVPAAYVKPFVKRQKNDRADAEAIAEAAMRPTMRFVAVKSAETQGRAVAFRTHQCLVRQRTQLINALRGHLAEFGLVAPKGPASLKLLENALADESSDLPDPVREMGAVYLEQIARLTDVIERLANELEDASKTDCELRRLCTIPGIGPVTAGAVAAFAPDLDTFDSGRNFAAWLGLVPRQRSTGGKARLGSVSKMGQTDIRRLLIVGAMSVIRWVVRKGGSSNRWLAALVARKPRMVAAVALANKMARMIWAMSTKQENYRMA, encoded by the coding sequence ATGACATCGAAGATCAGCATTCTGGCAATCGACTTAGCAAAAGGCAGCTTTCAGGCTTGTGCGGTCGGATCTGATGGGAGGGTACTGTATAATCGGGCACTGTCTCGGAACCGGTTGGCGACGCTTCTGGGCGAGCAGCCGGCCTGTGTAGTCGCGATGGAGGCATGCGCCACGTCGCATCACTGGGGCCGGATGGCGCAGTCTCACGGTCATGAAGTGCGTCTGGTGCCTGCGGCGTATGTGAAACCGTTCGTCAAGCGCCAGAAGAATGACCGCGCGGACGCGGAGGCTATCGCAGAGGCGGCCATGCGCCCGACCATGCGTTTCGTGGCAGTGAAGAGTGCCGAAACCCAAGGCCGTGCTGTGGCGTTCCGCACCCATCAATGCTTGGTCCGGCAGCGCACGCAGCTCATCAACGCGCTCCGCGGACATCTGGCCGAATTCGGGCTGGTGGCGCCGAAGGGACCGGCGAGCCTGAAACTACTCGAGAATGCGTTGGCGGACGAGAGCAGCGACCTGCCTGACCCGGTTCGTGAGATGGGGGCGGTTTATCTCGAGCAGATCGCGCGGCTGACCGACGTGATCGAACGGCTGGCAAACGAGTTGGAAGATGCATCGAAGACAGATTGTGAGTTGCGGCGGCTTTGCACCATCCCCGGGATCGGCCCCGTGACGGCAGGCGCCGTGGCGGCGTTTGCGCCCGACCTCGACACTTTTGACAGTGGGCGGAACTTTGCGGCCTGGCTCGGCCTGGTGCCACGGCAGAGGTCCACGGGGGGCAAGGCCAGGCTGGGGTCGGTCAGCAAGATGGGGCAGACCGACATCCGCCGACTGCTAATCGTCGGAGCGATGAGCGTGATCCGCTGGGTCGTCCGAAAGGGTGGCAGTTCGAATCGCTGGCTCGCTGCTCTCGTAGCACGCAAGCCAAGGATGGTCGCGGCCGTTGCGCTGGCGAATAAGATGGCCCGAATGATCTGGGCCATGTCGACCAAGCAAGAGAATTATCGAATGGCGTGA
- a CDS encoding Crp/Fnr family transcriptional regulator, whose product MENTALVRKLGAFVALSGAELSVLEGLHKRRRTFVAARELVHQGQSDQAAYILISGWAYSYKVLRNGQRQIVDFQIPGDFLGLRSVLLQISDHSIEPVTDIEVTEVLMTDLLDAFARTPRLATAVLWAASRDEAMVVEHLVNIGRRDAAERMAHFLLELGARLSLVGLGSKAGFACPLTQYLLGDALGLSAVHVNRVLRKLRELGMVTFREGYVTFDAYDRLTEFAEFDPTYLDQVGPLLK is encoded by the coding sequence TTGGAAAACACAGCACTGGTCCGCAAGCTCGGCGCTTTCGTTGCCTTGTCGGGTGCAGAACTTTCCGTGCTTGAAGGCTTGCACAAGCGCCGCCGCACCTTTGTCGCCGCGCGCGAACTTGTGCATCAGGGGCAATCGGATCAGGCGGCTTACATCCTCATTTCCGGCTGGGCCTACTCCTACAAGGTCCTGCGGAATGGGCAGCGACAGATTGTCGATTTCCAGATCCCCGGCGATTTTCTGGGGTTGCGGAGCGTGTTGTTGCAGATCTCGGATCACAGCATCGAACCGGTCACCGATATCGAGGTAACGGAGGTTCTTATGACTGATCTGTTGGACGCGTTCGCGCGGACTCCCCGGCTGGCTACGGCAGTCCTGTGGGCCGCATCCCGTGACGAAGCTATGGTGGTCGAGCATCTGGTGAACATCGGGCGCCGCGATGCAGCCGAGCGGATGGCGCATTTCCTGCTGGAACTCGGGGCCAGGCTTTCTCTTGTAGGCTTAGGCAGCAAGGCTGGTTTTGCTTGTCCCCTGACGCAATATCTTCTGGGCGACGCGCTCGGGCTGAGTGCAGTCCACGTCAATCGGGTGCTCAGAAAACTGCGCGAATTGGGAATGGTCACGTTTCGCGAGGGATACGTCACGTTCGATGCCTATGATCGCCTGACCGAATTCGCCGAGTTCGATCCGACCTATCTGGATCAAGTCGGACCGCTTCTCAAATAG
- a CDS encoding DUF3309 family protein gives MSLGTILVILLIIFLLGGFSGRFGGYGYGFGHAGVGVLGTVLIIVVILMVLGRI, from the coding sequence ATGTCACTCGGCACAATCCTCGTCATTCTACTCATCATATTTCTGCTGGGCGGTTTCAGCGGACGCTTCGGCGGCTATGGCTACGGCTTCGGTCATGCCGGAGTCGGTGTGCTGGGCACAGTGCTGATCATCGTCGTCATATTGATGGTGCTCGGGCGCATCTGA
- a CDS encoding IS3 family transposase (programmed frameshift), whose protein sequence is MAGKREKPEEIVSKLRQVEVLQGQGATIADAVRQIGVTQQTFYRWRKLYGGMQRSQLTRLKELEKENQRLRRAVSDLTLDKLILTEAAKGKLLSPSRRRKCIDHVRRELGVSERRACRTLGQHRSTQRKVPQGRADEERLTDDIIELADKYGRYGYRMVTGLLNNAGWQVNHKRVERIWRREGLKVPQKQKKKGRLWLNDGSCVRLRPERPNHVWSYDFVQDRTADGRVYRTLNIIDEYTREALMIRVDRKLNSTDVLDALTDLFILRGPPEYIRSDNGPEFIAQKVRDWIAAVGAKTAYIEPGSPWENGYCESFNARFRDELLNGEIFYSLREAQILIEQWRIHYNTVRPHSALGYRPPAPESIVPMDQTPMMH, encoded by the exons ATGGCTGGAAAACGAGAGAAGCCGGAAGAGATTGTATCGAAGCTTCGGCAGGTTGAAGTTCTGCAAGGGCAAGGTGCGACGATTGCTGACGCGGTGCGCCAGATCGGCGTGACACAGCAGACGTTTTATCGATGGCGGAAGCTCTATGGCGGGATGCAGCGATCTCAACTCACTCGGCTGAAAGAGCTGGAGAAGGAGAACCAGCGGCTTCGGCGGGCGGTGTCTGACCTGACACTGGACAAACTCATCCTGACCGAGGCGGCAA AAGGGAAACTTCTAAGCCCTTCGCGTCGGCGCAAGTGCATCGACCATGTGCGGCGGGAGCTCGGCGTATCAGAACGCCGCGCCTGCCGCACGCTCGGACAACACCGATCCACACAGCGCAAGGTGCCACAGGGCCGGGCAGATGAAGAACGGCTGACCGATGATATCATCGAACTGGCCGACAAGTACGGGCGCTATGGGTATCGCATGGTCACCGGTCTGCTGAACAACGCGGGCTGGCAGGTAAACCATAAGCGGGTTGAGCGCATCTGGCGGCGTGAAGGGCTGAAAGTGCCACAAAAGCAGAAGAAAAAGGGGCGGCTTTGGCTGAACGACGGATCATGTGTGCGTCTCAGACCGGAACGGCCAAACCACGTCTGGTCCTACGACTTCGTCCAGGATCGAACCGCTGACGGCCGCGTCTATCGGACGCTGAATATCATCGACGAATACACCAGGGAGGCACTCATGATCCGCGTGGACCGCAAGCTCAACTCAACGGACGTGCTGGATGCTCTGACAGACCTATTCATCCTGCGCGGCCCGCCGGAATACATTCGGTCGGACAATGGGCCGGAATTTATCGCCCAGAAAGTGCGGGATTGGATTGCAGCTGTTGGAGCCAAGACGGCCTACATAGAGCCAGGCTCACCATGGGAGAACGGATACTGCGAAAGCTTCAACGCCCGGTTCCGCGACGAGCTGCTGAACGGCGAAATCTTCTACAGCCTAAGGGAGGCGCAAATCCTGATCGAGCAATGGCGTATCCACTACAACACCGTCAGGCCGCATAGCGCTCTGGGCTACCGCCCGCCCGCGCCGGAAAGCATTGTCCCGATGGACCAGACGCCCATGATGCACTAA
- a CDS encoding group II intron maturase-specific domain-containing protein produces the protein MSIVTTIPKEKAKGFVRRLTETLSGNHSVSTVGMIASLNRQLVGWAAFYKFTDFTAYVFRRIDHVVFWKMAHWLGHKYRSRIKPLMRKWYRVPEPGKAKTWLVFGRTERGDPVGKALKRLVSSPKAQFRWRNPETNPYIFRIEDRSTVTSHYHDVAMAMGQA, from the coding sequence ATGTCCATCGTCACGACGATACCCAAGGAAAAGGCCAAGGGGTTTGTCCGCAGGCTTACCGAAACCCTTTCCGGCAATCATAGTGTCAGTACGGTCGGCATGATCGCCAGTCTGAACCGCCAGTTGGTGGGATGGGCGGCGTTCTACAAGTTCACCGACTTCACGGCGTACGTATTCCGGCGCATCGATCATGTCGTGTTCTGGAAAATGGCGCATTGGCTGGGCCATAAATACCGATCTCGCATCAAACCCTTGATGCGGAAATGGTACCGGGTCCCGGAACCGGGCAAGGCGAAAACCTGGCTCGTGTTTGGTCGGACTGAACGCGGTGACCCCGTCGGAAAAGCGTTGAAACGGCTTGTCTCAAGCCCCAAGGCGCAATTCCGGTGGCGCAATCCGGAGACGAATCCGTACATCTTCCGGATTGAAGACCGCAGTACCGTCACGTCGCACTACCATGATGTTGCTATGGCCATGGGCCAAGCTTGA
- a CDS encoding DsbA family oxidoreductase, with the protein MATTVPVSTTYFSDVLCIWAYASQIRLEEISRDFGADVQIDYRFCSVFGNTEDKIAQGWADKGAYGGFNRHLQEVGKKFGHIDVHPEIWLSAKPASSDSAHLFIKAVQIAELKSEGGGSAGSPLSTQLIWQLRRAFFHECRDVSQRKVQHAIAEEIGIDLSPVEAEINSGAAFASLAADYQQRDRLKIEGSPTYVLNQGCQKLYGNLGYRVIEANIRELLRGPGADERSWC; encoded by the coding sequence ATGGCTACGACCGTTCCTGTTTCTACCACGTATTTCTCGGACGTACTCTGTATATGGGCCTATGCTTCCCAAATCCGGCTTGAAGAGATTTCCAGAGACTTCGGTGCGGACGTGCAAATTGACTACAGGTTCTGCTCCGTCTTTGGAAATACCGAAGACAAGATAGCGCAGGGATGGGCTGACAAGGGAGCCTACGGCGGCTTCAATCGACATCTGCAAGAGGTCGGCAAGAAATTCGGCCACATCGACGTCCACCCGGAAATATGGCTTTCTGCCAAGCCAGCGAGTTCGGACAGTGCGCATCTGTTCATCAAAGCTGTCCAGATTGCGGAATTGAAGTCTGAAGGTGGCGGCAGCGCCGGCAGCCCTCTTTCAACGCAATTGATCTGGCAGTTGCGACGCGCATTTTTCCATGAATGCCGCGACGTCTCCCAGCGCAAGGTTCAGCATGCGATTGCCGAAGAGATCGGAATCGATCTTTCCCCGGTGGAGGCTGAAATCAACAGTGGTGCGGCGTTCGCGTCATTGGCTGCCGACTACCAGCAACGAGATCGCCTCAAGATCGAGGGCAGTCCAACCTATGTGCTCAACCAGGGTTGCCAGAAGCTCTATGGAAATCTCGGGTATCGCGTCATCGAAGCGAACATCCGTGAGTTGTTGCGAGGACCCGGCGCAGACGAAAGGAGTTGGTGCTGA
- a CDS encoding CsbD family protein: MDKDRVIGSAKVVKGKVKVAIGKTIGDAKLETQGEADKAEGKVQNAVGGIKDTVRDA; this comes from the coding sequence ATGGATAAGGATCGGGTAATCGGTTCCGCGAAGGTCGTGAAAGGCAAGGTAAAAGTGGCCATCGGCAAGACCATCGGCGACGCGAAACTCGAGACGCAAGGCGAGGCCGATAAGGCCGAGGGCAAAGTCCAGAATGCCGTCGGCGGCATCAAGGACACGGTCCGCGACGCCTGA
- a CDS encoding APC family permease — protein MKRIVYKEILDLAQAYKKNSISLPGAVAMGTGVMIGAGIFALTGQIAELAGPLFPLSFIVGAIVTTFSAYTYIKMSNAYPSAGGVGMILKKAYGPTTVAAGAALLMALSMVIAESLVARTFGTYTLRAFGGDPDSILVPVLGVGLIVFAYLVNVSGNRSVGLLSILMAALKVGGIALFGAAGLWASGTTLEVTGGDAGATGFVASVALSILAFKGFTTITNSGAEVTDPHRNVGRAIVLSIAFCVVVYLLVAFAVGSSLPLDRIVAAKDYALAEAAEPALGPTGFYLTVALALVATASGLIASIFAVSRMLAMLTEMKMIPHSHFGMPGTIKDHTLVYTVVIAGILTIFFDLSRIASLGAFFYLVMDIIIHWGVYRHLRHDIGARGWVLLTAITLDAVVLSAFAAIKWQFDPLIVVLAFFGMAAVFLFEGVFLARNPVSEGDHDRY, from the coding sequence ATGAAACGGATAGTATATAAGGAAATCCTGGATTTGGCTCAAGCTTACAAGAAAAACAGCATCAGCCTGCCCGGCGCGGTGGCAATGGGTACCGGTGTGATGATCGGGGCGGGCATCTTCGCACTGACCGGCCAGATCGCCGAACTTGCGGGGCCGCTGTTTCCGCTCTCGTTCATCGTCGGCGCGATCGTGACCACATTCAGCGCTTACACCTACATCAAGATGTCGAATGCCTATCCGTCTGCGGGCGGAGTCGGGATGATCCTCAAAAAGGCTTACGGGCCGACGACGGTCGCGGCAGGCGCAGCACTCCTGATGGCGCTGTCGATGGTCATCGCCGAAAGTCTCGTCGCGCGCACTTTCGGAACCTACACGCTCAGGGCTTTTGGGGGCGATCCGGACAGTATCCTCGTGCCGGTTCTCGGCGTCGGGCTGATCGTCTTCGCCTATCTCGTGAACGTCTCGGGAAACCGTTCGGTCGGACTTCTGTCCATCCTCATGGCCGCGCTCAAGGTCGGCGGCATCGCGCTGTTTGGGGCCGCCGGTCTCTGGGCCAGTGGGACCACCTTAGAGGTGACCGGCGGGGATGCGGGCGCAACCGGCTTCGTGGCCTCTGTCGCGCTTTCGATCCTGGCGTTCAAGGGGTTTACGACGATCACCAACAGCGGCGCGGAGGTCACCGACCCGCATCGCAACGTGGGCCGGGCCATTGTCCTGTCCATAGCATTCTGCGTGGTCGTCTATCTGCTCGTCGCCTTCGCAGTCGGCTCCAGTCTGCCGCTCGACCGGATCGTCGCGGCGAAGGACTATGCCCTCGCCGAAGCGGCCGAGCCGGCGCTTGGGCCGACTGGCTTCTACCTGACGGTGGCGCTTGCGCTGGTGGCCACGGCCTCCGGGCTGATCGCCAGCATCTTCGCGGTCTCACGGATGCTGGCCATGCTGACCGAGATGAAGATGATCCCGCACAGCCATTTCGGCATGCCGGGCACGATCAAGGACCACACGCTGGTCTATACTGTGGTGATTGCGGGCATCTTGACGATCTTCTTCGATCTCAGCCGCATCGCCTCGCTCGGCGCTTTCTTCTACCTCGTGATGGACATCATCATTCACTGGGGAGTCTACAGACATCTCCGCCACGACATCGGTGCGCGGGGTTGGGTCCTGTTGACGGCGATTACGCTCGACGCTGTGGTTCTGAGCGCATTCGCGGCGATTAAGTGGCAGTTTGATCCGCTGATCGTCGTTCTTGCCTTCTTTGGCATGGCGGCGGTGTTCCTGTTCGAGGGCGTCTTTCTGGCCCGCAACCCCGTCAGCGAGGGCGATCATGATCGCTATTGA